GCGGGTCGGCGAGGAACGCCCGCGCGATGGTGAGCAGCTGCTTCTCACCGGCGCTGACGTTGCTGCCTTCCTCGTCGATGACCGTGTCGTACCCGTCCGGCAGGCTGTGCACGAAGCGGTCGACGTACGTCGCCTTCGCTGCCGCCAGCATGTCCTCCTCGGTGGCCTTCAGGTTGCCGTAGAGGATGTTGTCCCGGATCGTGCCGCCGAACAGCCACGTGTCCTGCAGCACCATGCCGATCCGCGAGCGCAGGTCGTGCCGGGTCAGGTCGGTGATGTCGACGCCGTCGAGCGTGATCCGGCCGCCGTTCAGCTCGTAGAACCGCATGATCAGGTTGACCAGGGTGGTCTTCCCGGCACCGGTCGGGCCGACGATCGCGACCGTCTGGCCGGGTTCGGCGACCAGGCTCAGGTCGGTGATCAGCGGCTTCTCCGGGTTGTACGAGAACGACACGTGCTCGAACTCGACCCGGCCCCGCGAGTCCATGACCTTCTGCGGCGTCGCGTCGTCCGGCACCTGCTCCTTGGCGTCCAGGACCTCGAACACTCGCTCCGCCGACGCCACGCCCGACTGCAGCAGGTTCGCCATCGAGGCCACCTGGGTCAGCGGCTGGGTGAACTGCCGCGAGTACTGGATGAACGCCTGGACGTCACCCAGCGACATCGTGCCGGAGGCGACCCGCAGACCGCCGACGACCGCGATCACCACGTAGTTCACGTTCCCGATGAACATCATCAGCGGCATGATCAGACCGGAGATGAACTGCGCCCCGAACGCCGCCTTGTACAGCTCCTCGTTCTTCTCCGCGAAGCTCGCCTCGATCTCCTTCTGCCGGCCGAAGACCTTCACCAGCTCGTGCCCGGTGAACGCCTCCTCGATCTGACCGTTCAAGGCGCCGGTATGCCGCCATTGCGCGACGAACCGGACCTGCGAACGCTTGGCGATCGCCGCCGTCAGGATCATCGAGATCGGGATCGTGACGAGCGCGATCAGCGCCAGCAGCGGCGAGATCACGAACATCATCGTGACCACCCCGATCACCGTCAGCAGCGACGTGAGCAACTGGCTCAGCGTCTGCTGCAGGCTGGTCGAGATGTTGTCGATGTCGTTGGTCACCCGGCTGAGCAGCTCGCCGCGCGGCGCGCCGTCGAAGTAGCTCAGCGGCAGCTTGTTCAGCTTCTCCTCGACCTCGGACCGCAGGTCGAGAATGGTCCGCTGTACGACGCCGTTCAGGATGTAACCCTGCGCCCAGGACAGGAAGAACGCCCCGACGTACAACGC
This Kribbella sp. NBC_00482 DNA region includes the following protein-coding sequences:
- a CDS encoding ABC transporter ATP-binding protein, which produces MSESQEPAADGTADSNADNKTVKATERPNTGRAFGPPGGIPGDKSMDFLPSAKRLLKRLRPHRVQVSGVVLLAIFSVGLSVLGPKILGRATDIIFSGAIGKQFPRGLSKEQVIEQTRASGNGRLADLLQGIDLIPGVGIDFDALRDVLLLVLALYVGAFFLSWAQGYILNGVVQRTILDLRSEVEEKLNKLPLSYFDGAPRGELLSRVTNDIDNISTSLQQTLSQLLTSLLTVIGVVTMMFVISPLLALIALVTIPISMILTAAIAKRSQVRFVAQWRHTGALNGQIEEAFTGHELVKVFGRQKEIEASFAEKNEELYKAAFGAQFISGLIMPLMMFIGNVNYVVIAVVGGLRVASGTMSLGDVQAFIQYSRQFTQPLTQVASMANLLQSGVASAERVFEVLDAKEQVPDDATPQKVMDSRGRVEFEHVSFSYNPEKPLITDLSLVAEPGQTVAIVGPTGAGKTTLVNLIMRFYELNGGRITLDGVDITDLTRHDLRSRIGMVLQDTWLFGGTIRDNILYGNLKATEEDMLAAAKATYVDRFVHSLPDGYDTVIDEEGSNVSAGEKQLLTIARAFLADPQLLILDEATSSVDTRTEVLVQRAMAALRSDRTSFVIAHRLSTIRDADLILVMEDGAIVEQGNHRELLAVNGAYARLYNAQFSGAVVDIDEEAAAIAPPVATPAGRPMAR